A part of Arachis hypogaea cultivar Tifrunner chromosome 12, arahy.Tifrunner.gnm2.J5K5, whole genome shotgun sequence genomic DNA contains:
- the LOC112730021 gene encoding uncharacterized protein, whose translation MEPPSIPTPQASTSSAIPSQPLPNPKGGMNAVTLRSRMQLKERDSKASSPIKVVQEEDGVEIEEIEEEEESHIIVEDEDPLPRSEVPRKEQILEEVAQPIPFPTLARKAKKHVELNPTMVKMFKKVEVTIPLFDAIHQVPKYAKFLKDLCINKDRIHELETIPLGSSISALMGSIPEKCIDPGPCLISCVIDGVQFIDCMCDLGACVSIMPLSIYHLLKLPPLKRSAARFILADKSIITVSGIAEDVLVDIKDLIFAIDFHIIEMPPSESERASSILLRRPFLRTSRFKLDAHSGTYSFEIDGRVLSFSLEEAMSHPPENHSVFRCDLIDNIVAEVHYAKLEEKHMIEGNSEDPSEEVQVTSQEKKLELKPLPPHLKFGSQREIVSDQGSHFCNKRMDGLMKKYSIMHKVATAYHPQTNGQAEVSNREIKRILERIVKPNRKDWSAKLTDALWACQTAYKTPIGMSPFRLVYGKACHLPVEIEHKTYWAIKECNPNLGGAKIERKLQLTELECLRLEAYENSRLYKEKMKAVHDKNIRSKEFKASDLVLLYNSRLRLLPSKLRSKWEGPYQVVTTEPYGVYHLRHPSSSDIFKVNGHRLKLYHGEQIKSNKEIEVFLLADLSLAKEQ comes from the exons ATGGAGCCACCTTCTATTCCCACTCCTCAAGCCTCAACCTCTAGTGCCATACCCTCTCAACctctacccaaccccaagggtggtaTGAATGCCGTAACCTTAAGGTCCAGAATGCAATTGAAGGAAAGGGATTCAAAGGCATCTAGCCCAATAAAAGTTGTTCAAGAGGAAGATGGAgttgagatagaagaaattgaagaggaggaggagtcaCATATAatagttgaagatgaagaccCTCTACCAAGGAGTGAAGTCCCTAGAAAGGAGCAAATCTTGGAGGAAGTGGCTCAACCAattccatttcctacattggcaaGAAAGGCTAAAAAGCATGTGGAACTAAACCCAACGATGGTAAaaatgttcaagaaagtggaggtaactattcccctctttgatgctatacATCAAGTGCCTAAATATGCGAAATTTCTTAAGGACTTGTGTATAAACAAAGATAGAATTCATGAGTTGGAAaccattccattgggtagttccaTTTCGGCTTTGATGGGATCCATTCCGGAAAAGTGTATTGATCCGGGTCCTTGCTTAATTTCTTGTGTCATTGATGGAGTCCAATTCATTGATTGTATGTGCGACCTTGGTGCATGCGTTAGCATTATGCCTCTTTCCATTTATCATCTATTGAAGCTCCCACCGTTGAAGCGGTCGGCGGCTAGGTTTATCTTAGCGGACAAGAGCATAATAACCGTGTCGGGTATTGCGGAAGATGTGTTGGTCGACATAAAGGATTTGATATTTGCAATTGATTTCCATATCATTGAGATGCCACCAAGTGAATCTGAGAGggcatcatctatcctacttaGGAGGCCATTTTTAAGGACCTCTAGGTTCAAGTTGGATGCCCATTCGGGAACCTACTCATTCGAGATAGATGGGAGAGTTTTAAGTTTTAGCCTAGAAGAGGCAATGAGTCACCCACCGGAGAACCATTCCGTATTCCGGTGTGATCTAATTGACAACATTGTGGCCGAAGTGCATTATGCAAAGCTAGAAGAGAAACATATGATTGAAGGAAATAGTGAAGATCCAAGTGAAGAAGTTCAAGTGACAAGCCAAGAGAAAAAGCTAGAATTGAAGCCATTGCCACCCCACCTAAA ATTTGGGTCGCAACGAgaaatcgtgagcgaccaaggttcacacttttgcaacaaaagaatggacGGACTCATGAAGAAGTATAGCATCATGCATAAAGTAGCTACGGCCTATCACCCAcaaacaaacggccaagccgaggtTTCCAATCGGGAGATTAAACGCATCTTGGAAAGGATTGTGAAGcccaataggaaagattggagtgcCAAGCTCACCGATGCATTATGGGCCTGCCAAACGGCATACAAAACACCAATTGGCATGAGTCCCTTTCGGTTGGTGTATGGCAAAGCTTGCCATTTACCGGTGGAGATAGAGCACAAGACATATTGGGCCATCAAGGAGTGTAATCCAAATTTGGGTGGAGCCAAAATAGAGAGGAAGCTGCAACTAACGGAGTTGGAATGCTTGAGgcttgaagcttatgagaactctagactttacaaggagaaaatgaaagccGTGCATGATAAGAACATAAGAAGCAAGGAATTTAAAGCCAGTGATCTAGTCCTTCTTTACAATTCTAGATTGAGATTGTTGCCCAGTAAACTAAGGTCAAAATGGGAAGGCCCATATCAAGTAGTGACGACGGAACCCTATGGGGTTTACCATTTGCGCCATCCCTCAAGTTCGGATATCTTCAAGGTCAATGGGCACCGTCTcaagttgtatcatggtgagcaaataaagagcaacaaagagaTTGAGGTATTCCTTTTGGCAGATTTATCTCTTGCCAAAGAGCAATGA